Proteins from a genomic interval of Anolis sagrei isolate rAnoSag1 chromosome 1, rAnoSag1.mat, whole genome shotgun sequence:
- the TMX4 gene encoding thioredoxin-related transmembrane protein 4: protein MAAAGANGASSLRREGREWRATALLLLLLLYLCGTAWASSPSSPTSLSPEDQAASPSLSPVLELHGSNWSLLLQGHWMVEFYAPWCPACQQMESSWEAFARNGKDLELSVGKVDVTQEPGVSGRFFVTTLPTIYHAKDGIFRRYRGSRSLEDLEGYILEKKWEAVEPVAGWKSPSSILMHGMAGLFYLSGWIRQIHNYLTDTLGLHVWVSYAVFILGTLLVGLILGLILVLISDCISPSKSKTEDPDLMVPSEDKIEEQQEPLQRAAGETVTEKELPEGDNKEDGEEESQENSSDDSAVKGSQSEDELEHQESDKVEQSSVRQRKNQVDAAGL from the exons ATGGCGGCGGCGGGAGCAAACGGGGCCAGTTCTCTCCGCCGGGAGGGCAGGGAGTGGAGGGCGACGgcgctgttgctgctgcttctgctgtacCTGTGTGGGACCGCCTGGGCGTCGTCTCCGTCTTCTCCTACTTCTCTTTCCCCGGAGGACCAGGCCGCGTCGCCCTCCCTGAGCCCAGTGCTAGAGTTGCACGGCTCCAACTGGAGCCTCCTCCTGCAGGGCCACTGGATGGTGGAATT CTATGCCCCTTGGTGCCCTGCCTGCCAGCAGATGGAATCATCATGGGAAGCATTTGCGAGAAATGGCAAAGACCTTGAACTCAGTGTGGGCAAGGTGGATGTTACACAGGAACCAG GCGTAAGTGGTCGTTTCTTTGTCACTACACTTCCCACTATCTACCA TGCAAAGGATGGCATATTCCGCAGATACCGTGGCTCAAGGTCACTCGAGGATCTAGAGGGCTATATCCTGGAGAAAAAATGGGAAGCTGTAGAACCTGTGGCAGGATGGAAGTCCCCATCATCTATACT GATGCATGGAATGGCAGGACTCTTCTATTTATCTGGATGGATCAGG CAAATCCACAACTACTTAACAGACACTCTTGGACTTCACGTTTGGGTTTCCTATGCTGTCTTCATACTTGGCACTTTATTGGTTGGTCTTATCTTGGGCTTG aTACTGGTTTTAATTTCAGATTGCATTTCTCCATCAAAGTCCAAAACAGAAGATCCTG ATTTGATGGTCCCCAGTGAGGATAAAATAGAAGAGCAACAGGAGCCACTCCAACGAGCAGCAGGAGAGACAGTTACGGAAAAGGAGTTGCCTGAAGGAGACAACAAGGAAGATGGGGAAGAAGAGTCTCAAGAGAATTCATCAGATGACTCTGCGGTCAAAGGATCTCAGTCAGAAGATGAATTGGAGCATCAGGAATCTGACAAAGTAGAGCAAAGTTCTGTAAGGCAACGTAAAAACCAGGTGGATGCTGCTGGACTATAG